The DNA segment AGCATTAGAGACCGGAAATATGACAATAGAATTACCTGCCGGCCAATTTCTCAAGCGCCTTGCCCGTGGCGGTTGGGGTAGACAAAATAGTTACCGCCATGAGAAAAAAAGGGGTAAAAATACGCTTTGCACCCTGCCCAGGCCACAGTGGCGTTTAGCCGATAAACTTCACCACTCCTTCCTCCGGGTCGCGACGCTTGCCCTCCGCGCGCAGGCGTTGCAGATAGCGGTCCCAGTTATTGGTAAAATTTTGCGCCAATTCACGCAGGTATTCCCAGGTATAGATGCCGCTGTCATGGCCGTCATCGAACTCGATTTTCAGCGCATAGCGCCCGGCGGCCGCAATCCGCTCGATGCCTACATGGAGTTTTCCACTGACCAGCGCCGGCTCACCGGCACCGTGGCCCCGCACTTCCGCACTGGGGGAAAAGACGCGCAGGTATTCCGCCGGCAGGGTGAACTCGGCATCGCCGAATACCAGCTGCAGGCTTTTGTCGGCACGATTTAAACGGACTTTTTGCGGCTTCATTTACAGGATAAAACGCGAGAGATCCTCGTTCTGGCTGAGTTCGCCCAGGTGGCTGTCCACATAGGCGGCATCCACGGTCAGGCTCTGGCTGCCATCATCACCGGCATTGAAGGAAATCTCCTCCAGCAGGCGCTCCAGCACCGTGTGCAGGCGGCGCGCACCGATATTTTCCGTGCGCTCGTTGACCTCGTAGGCCACCTCGGCGATACGGCGGATACCATCCTCGCTAAACTGCAGCGCCAGCCCTTCGGTGGCGAGCAGGGCCCTCTGCTGCTCGGTGAGCGAGGCGGACGGCTCGGTGAGGATGCGCTCGAAATCCGCAGAGGAAAGTGAACCCAACTCAACGCGAATTGGCAGGCGTCCCTGCAACTCGGGAATCAGGTCCGAGGGTTTGGACAGATGGAAGGCACCGGAGGCGATAAACAGGATATGGTCTGTCTTGATCATGCCGTACTTGGTGTTGACGGTACTGCCCTCGATCAGCGGCAGCAGGTCGCGCTGCACGCCCTCGCGGGACACATCGGCACCACCACTCTCCTGGCGCTTGGCCACCTTGTCGATCTCGTCGATAAAGACAATCCCGTTTTGTTCCGCGGCGCGGATCGCACGGCCTTTCACATCCTCATCATTGACCAGTTTTGCGGCCTCCTCGTCGGTCAGCTGCTTGAGCGCCTGCCTGACCGGCAGCTTGCGCTTGCGTGTCTTGCCCTGGGACATATTCGAGAACATCCCCTGCAGCTGACTGGTCATCTCCTCCATACCCGGAGGGGCCATGATCTCCACCCCTATGGGCGCTACGGCCATATCGATCTCAACTTCCTTGTCATCCAACTCACCCTCGCGCAACTTCTTGCGAAACAGCTGGCGTGTGCTGCTGTCCTTTTCGCCGGGCTCTGTGCTGCGCGCCGGCGGCAGCAGGGCGTCGAGAATGCGCTCCTCCGCCGCATCCATCGCGCGCTGTTGGACCCCGACCATGGCCAGTTCGCGTTCCTGTTTCACCGCCATTTCCACCAGGTCGCGCACGATGGATTCCACATCGCGGCCCACATAACCCACTTCGGTGAATTTGGTTGCCTCCACCTTGATAAAGGGGGCATTGGCCAGCTTTGCCAGACGGCGGGCGATCTCGGTTTTTCCCACCCCGGTAGGGCCGATCATAAGGATATTTTTGGGAGTGATTTCGACACGCAGTTCCTCGTTCACCTGCATACGGCGCCAGCGGTTGCGCAGCGCAATGGCGACAGCGCGCTTGGCATCCTGCTGACCGACGATATGGCGATCGAGTTCATGGACGATTTCACGGGGAGTCATCTGGGACATACGGATTCCTGCAAAACATTCGGGCGGGCCTGGCGCGCTGCAACAGGCGCGGCATCTAAAAGGTCAATTCTTCGATGGTGTGGTTCTGATTGGTGTAAACGCAGATATCACCGGCAATTTTCAGGCCCTGTTCAACGATCGCACGTGCGTCCATTTCGGTATTGTCGAGCAGCGCCCGCGCAGCGGACTGGGCAAAGGGGCCACCGGAACCGATGGCGATCAGATCGTCCTCCGGCTGAATGACGTCACCGTTGCCTGTCACAATCAGGCTGGCACTGGCATCGGCCACCGCCAGCAGGGCTTCGAGGCGACGCAGGGCGCGGTCGGTGCGCCAGTCTTTGGCCAGCTCCACGGCAGCGCGGGTCAACTGGCCACCGTGGGCCTCCAGCTTGGCCTCGAAGCGCTCAAACAGGGTGAAGGCGTCCGCTGTACCGCCGGCAAAGCCGGCGATGACCTTGTCTTTGTACAGGCGGCGTACCTTGCGGGCATTGCCCTTCATGATGGTGTTTCCCAGGGATACCTGGCCGTCGCCGCCGATCACTACTGTGTTGTTGCGGCGGCAGGATAAAATGGTGGTTCCGCGATACTGTTCCAATGGAGACCTCTCGGGTTACGCGTGGGCTTCAGCAGCGGGCGTTAGGTGCCAGCGGTGCCGAACATTGCCTTTAAGCTAGGTAAATGAGGACGCAGCAGGTTGATTTCAACAACCACCAGTGCAATTGCGATACCGGGAGCCCCCATCCAGAACGGCTTTAATGGGCGGGGCGCTTCAACACCAACGGCATCAGGCTGTGCTCTGCCAGCACCTGGCGCGCCTTGGCCATGCGTGAGCGATTGCTGAAAGGCCCTACCAGCACCCGGTGCCAGGTGCCGCGGCTGTCGCTGGCGGACTCCACCTTGACATCCAGGTTGGCCAAGGTCAGCCGCGCGCGCAGGCGCTCGGCTTCCGCCGCCTCGCGAAAGGAGGCTGCCTGCAGAATATAAACCTGTTGGGGAGACGCACCGGTCTCGCGATGTGCCGAACCTTGCTCCCCCTGGTGGCGCGCGGACCTGGCCACCTTCGGCGGTGGCACCGAGACCTCGTTTTCCTTTAACAGGGTGTAGAAATCAAAGCGCGGCTGGGAGGGCGCCTCCGCCGCCGGCTCGGCCGCCTGTAACTGGTTGTCGCCAACACCCTTCCCGGCCCCGGCAATACCGTATTGGAAGAGCAGAAAAACCGCGAAGCCGCCGACAATATTGCCCAGGGCAAACCATCCCCAGGCGGGTTTACCCGCAGAATGTTGATTGCGACGGTTGGTTTTGCGACGGCTCATCGAAAGTCTCTTCCCCAGCTGGTCTGCCCGAACAGTGCATTGTACCGTCATTTCCGGCAAGAGCCCTGTACCCCGGCAATATTCAGGACAAATCCTGTGCATCCATATCCACCGCCCAGCGCAGGCGACGATTGGTGTTCCTCTCGGCCCAGGTCGATACCTGTGCCAGCAGGGGTTGCAATTGCGCGCGCTGCTGGGCAATCACCTGCACATAAAAGCGGAAGCGCCCCGACTTGCGCTCCAGCAGGGCCGGCACCGGCCCCAAATAAAGCAGT comes from the Microbulbifer sp. MI-G genome and includes:
- a CDS encoding DUF971 domain-containing protein; this translates as MKPQKVRLNRADKSLQLVFGDAEFTLPAEYLRVFSPSAEVRGHGAGEPALVSGKLHVGIERIAAAGRYALKIEFDDGHDSGIYTWEYLRELAQNFTNNWDRYLQRLRAEGKRRDPEEGVVKFIG
- the hslU gene encoding ATP-dependent protease ATPase subunit HslU produces the protein MSQMTPREIVHELDRHIVGQQDAKRAVAIALRNRWRRMQVNEELRVEITPKNILMIGPTGVGKTEIARRLAKLANAPFIKVEATKFTEVGYVGRDVESIVRDLVEMAVKQERELAMVGVQQRAMDAAEERILDALLPPARSTEPGEKDSSTRQLFRKKLREGELDDKEVEIDMAVAPIGVEIMAPPGMEEMTSQLQGMFSNMSQGKTRKRKLPVRQALKQLTDEEAAKLVNDEDVKGRAIRAAEQNGIVFIDEIDKVAKRQESGGADVSREGVQRDLLPLIEGSTVNTKYGMIKTDHILFIASGAFHLSKPSDLIPELQGRLPIRVELGSLSSADFERILTEPSASLTEQQRALLATEGLALQFSEDGIRRIAEVAYEVNERTENIGARRLHTVLERLLEEISFNAGDDGSQSLTVDAAYVDSHLGELSQNEDLSRFIL
- the hslV gene encoding ATP-dependent protease subunit HslV; translated protein: MEQYRGTTILSCRRNNTVVIGGDGQVSLGNTIMKGNARKVRRLYKDKVIAGFAGGTADAFTLFERFEAKLEAHGGQLTRAAVELAKDWRTDRALRRLEALLAVADASASLIVTGNGDVIQPEDDLIAIGSGGPFAQSAARALLDNTEMDARAIVEQGLKIAGDICVYTNQNHTIEELTF
- a CDS encoding SPOR domain-containing protein; its protein translation is MSRRKTNRRNQHSAGKPAWGWFALGNIVGGFAVFLLFQYGIAGAGKGVGDNQLQAAEPAAEAPSQPRFDFYTLLKENEVSVPPPKVARSARHQGEQGSAHRETGASPQQVYILQAASFREAAEAERLRARLTLANLDVKVESASDSRGTWHRVLVGPFSNRSRMAKARQVLAEHSLMPLVLKRPAH